From the genome of Daphnia pulex isolate KAP4 chromosome 12, ASM2113471v1:
TGCGAGTCCTTCTCAGTCTGCTGCTAAGCGGATGGTAATTGATGGCCGCTGATggcttattttgttatttttaaaacttattttgaCCAATATTTGTATAGGTTCCATTCGATGGTAACATAATGATCGAGTACAATGCTCTGCGTGATGCAATTTGTTACGGGAGAGAAGGTCAATCGAAGGATTCGCTCAATGCAATGGTGGGAActttaattgattattttatccTGCCCCAAGAGCAAGCTGAATACTCTCTCAGTGGTCGTGCATGCCGTTCAATCCCGAACAGTAAGCCAAAGAAGCCGTTCCCGGTCTCTACCATAGATGCTATGACCAGtaagatctttttttatttgttattgtcGTTATTCTATTGAATAGCTTTTTGTTTAAACacttaattaaatttcacttttcttaGATTTCATTCTTCCGAGATGGAAGACATGGCACAACAATGATCTTTCCAAGGAACAAATTAAGGCCGCCATAACCGCAAAGCTTGTGAATAGCCActcaaaaacaaagaagaagaatttaaaagGGCAGCAGCAAAACGTTGAAGATGACATATTTGGTGGTGAAGCTAATAACAATGGATTGCTTGATAACAACCagcaaatagaagaaaatgacTCAGCCTAAGTTTATTCGCGTACATTTTACGTTCCCACTGTCCTGCCATTTTGTGCTCGAGTTCAATTTTATTCTATCCAATTGATTGAGTGTCACGTATTTTAATTCCTCTAATGCCGtgcgaaatgtttttattggtCTTAAACGTACGTTTAACCCTATTTCCCACTAGTTGTTCACACTTGTGTGAATTTTACCTTACTGCCCTAATTTATTGCTGCCCTTCAATCGGTTTTTGAAGCCAAGTTTCTTAAATGTACGTTTATTTCCCACTCGTTTTTCACACTTGTGTGAATTTTCCCTTAATGTCTCAATTTGGCCCCTTGATTCTGTTTTTAAAGCCACGGAACAATCTAGAGTGACAATACAATTCATTGTGTCTACAAATCTTGagtttaattaaaatcaatgtatttttaatttagttatttacAGGCTAGATTAATACAAGCTACAACTTGGTTTGGAAAACGATCGTGCAAATATATTAAGCTTTACGAATTGAATTTATACTATAGGCTAGCTTACTGGACGTAAGCAAAAATTATAGTTACGCAAATCAAGCTAGACGCTATTTTTCAATAGCTAAGCTGGCATCTCGGTTAAAATCCCTTACATTGCATCGGAGCAAATCTAACTTGCCTCCTGGAAGCTTACACTATTATGGGAGCCTGCGCTCCGAAGCTTGCGCTAAGCTTCTACCTAGCTCACCATACCGTACGGGTTGATATTGTAGAAGACTTGTACAGAGGAACTCTTGCATATATTAAATACAGGAATTGATGTCCTACATCCTCGACGAAGCAATGTTTTTCTGGAAGATGGCAAAGAAGACTTCAAAAAGCCAACAGCAAGAATTATGAACTCCTGCCCAATTATGGGAAAGAGTTTACGACATGCAGTCTCAAAGGGTTCAACACTGCCAAACCAGCAATCCTCAAAGTCAAAAGGACTGCCCTAGTTGGTATAAATTTGTAACATTGCAAAAATTTCACAAgaacattaatattattaatttacgGTTACGTTCGCTAAGTTTTCTGAACGCTAAATTGCCAAGCATTACAATGAAAATAGCCAGCCATGTCGTGACAATAAACAGGATTCGTTTAACGCAGAGTAAATGATAACAATTTTCAGGATAAAATTGGGTTAGTAGAGGACAATGGAACTTTTGCTTAAGACCGAGAATAGAAAGGGGTTTTTTCTCATAGCGGATCGAAGTAATAACACTGACTTTGTATTCGggaaattctgtttttttttgtatgtccTTCAAACATgagctcctttttttagttcaTTGTAAAAGTTTTCACCAGGTCCACCTCTTTCACTCGACAGAACAAAATTATTGCTCTAGAATTGATTGGTCTGCTCCTAATATTCAATAAACTTTCTTCATTGCTTGGACTGAAGTGCTGCAGAGAAGCCATGACTCTTCGATATTTCCCACCTGCTAGTGATATTGCGAAAAATTCTGTTTAAGACCTCCATTATTTTTAGAATCTCCAAGTGTGTTTCAATGAACGATTCAAGTGCTGCAAAAGAGTAACAGGAAGAGGTGCAAGAAAATGAGAGGGAAACTGACGAAAACAATCACTCTTCTTTGACATTGGTCCAGTCCTCTGCATCTATTATTGGAAAAAGTTCATCTTCTCTGAAGAGATCAACCGATTTAGAAATTAAGCACCTTGACGTAAgacaaatgtttaaattggTAAATTTGTAGTACTTAATATGCCTTTGAAACGCAAGCTGATTGGGCATGCAATTCTATCGGAGTTTGAAAGTTCCCTCTCAGCTTGTGAGATCGACCAACATGTCTCAATTCTAgcacaagagaaaaacagtGAAAATATCACAAGCCTGGAAAACCCATTATAGTGAAAATGACAAGATGAAATATCGATTGTGGAAAGGTCTTATAAGGAGATATTTTGGAGACATAAGTAGTAAGTCCATTTCACATAGTTACAATCCGGGCttattttcaatgttttttttaattcttagcAAGTCAACTTAAATCTTCATTGGCAACAACTGTAAAAAAACGAGATCATGGCtctgttcctcttcttcctgaGAAGTTAACAGACGCTTTCGATTTCGATCGAAGACAATTGTCTTCGCCGATCTttacaggagagagagagccaaaaTACAACTGGAAGctaaagaaaaacggaaaaaggaGCTAGAAAGAcagatcaaagaaaaattgtcagACGAGGAAGTTTGTGATGATTACGATGAAGATTTAGACGAGGGATATCATCAATATATGGCAATGTAAACATAAAttcttaaaatcaaattttgaaaggaTCCATTTagataatttcaattttacagGAATCTGAAGGTTTCATTGCATTCTGGATCCAAAAAACAGACTTTGGATAATCTGGCAGATCCTGTTCCTGAATCCTATGGTTCGATATTAGCATACGAAAATTTCTACTAAATTTAAGTTTAAGCTCATTCgcatcctttttttcaaatatctcAATGTAATAAATCGAAagcaaaaggaaagagaacgCAGAAAACTGCAAAGGCCATTATTAAGGGTACTAGACGATCTTTCAGACTTCTAACAAAATCGAAGTTAAAGGAAAAGAAGTCGTGGATTTGGAGGAATCAGTTTTTTGGTAGAAGACGTGGATCTGAaggaatcagttttttttaagaagtcATGGATCTGAAGGAATCAGTTGTTTTGGAGGAAGTCGTGGATCTGGAGGAATCAGTTGTTTTGGAGGAAGTCGTGGATCTGAAGGAATAAGTTTTCGGATGAACTCTCGGATCCGGAGGACCATGTTATGTTTGAGaatgttttggaaaaaatacaaGTTCTCTGTAGCTGGTGTAGGGAGAAAACTGCAGCTAAACACGTAACAAGTGCAGATCATGTGACAGCTATGTACACGAACATGTTTTCCTAAGgcaattttaattgaataacagGGAATTTCATCTTTCTGTTGTCCTCGATACGTACGGTACTTTGCGTAGGtcacattcatttttttataatacttcctttttattttaacacgttattttatatttatagagtcgaagaagagaagaagaagcacaagAGCTAGCAGGctgttcaaaataaatttattagatGTATAAAATACATTGTCAATAAAAGATATTGCTTAGTTAAAAGATATTTCctcgttttttaattatatttgaaaaaatgtattcCGAAGCCCATAAACAATGTATGTCATGCGATATAACTTTTACCAAAATGtagattcaaatgaaaaagaaaatgtttcttgtatTGTGAGTTTGAACTAACACCTTCAAAATATGCCAAaagcagaaaagaaacgagaataatttttatattcgcTGGGTTTAAACCTTGTATCTTATGTTTCAAGTTCTTAAACTAATCCCACATCCCGCTTTCCAAGAATTCGCATCATGCTCTTATGAACCTCTTCTGCCCAAGACACCTGACGTGTCGGTTCAATCTGTCACCTTTGCTGTGGTGTTTGGACATATTGTTTAGGATATTTCAAGAGAAGAATCAAGTCAAGCCAATAGCGGCCAATCAAATTCGCTGTATCATAaaagtgtattggacattgttTTACGTTTGGACAGTGTAAACGGTGGTAAGATCTTAATAAGAAATTGCTTGCTGATCTTAGAAGAAGTTACTGGACTGATCCGAAACTGCTTCGTCGGTATTCCTTCGATGTCTTCATGAACACACTGAACTAAGAGCAACACTAACTATATTAAGAGCAGGATATTGGTTTGTTGGATTAATCCTAATTTTTCCTGATTTGCGGGAACTAGACTTGCTGGATTCAGGCAAAGAATGCGTTAGTATTCTCGACTTCGCAGATAACTCTTCGTGCGTTTCTTcctcattattttcttctgtagACTTTTCGTCTATGGAATCGTTTTCACTTGGTGGAGTGTCCTCCACTTCCTACgaatttccaaacaaaatttagttCTAGGTACaagatattgaaaaaatgaaatagatagtgaaaaagaatttacagCTTCGTTGATCAATAGTAGATCATCCACAATTGGTTGAATCGTACTAGGATCCTCTTTGGTGGCCAGAGACTCAAATTTAAGACTTCTTCGTGAGAGGCTTCCAGATGATGACAACGATGCTTTAGCTTCTTTGACCTGCTCTATGACGGGAGATGGAGTTTTGTTGATGGGTTCCGTAATTTGCTTAGACAAGAGGTCGTCAGGTTCTTCCGATTCCAATTCTACATAAATGGATTCTTAATGGAAGATAAAcgaagaaatattttgtcaAACTTTCTTATCAGTCACCTTTACAGCTCTGAAAGACAAGAACTTTATTCATATGGCAATCTCCTAGTGCCCACTCAGTTTATCGGGAGAGTGGCCAATTTTTTCGCAAATCCATCGATGATGTCTTCAGTCAAATTCGGTGCTTCAGATTCAACCTTCGATTTGACGGAACTGATGTATCGTTTCCTGTTTGTTTTGGATTCCGTTTCTCATCGATTGAGCAACCAAATAAAAGAGCAGCTGGAGGAAAATTACTCAAATTACATCAAAAACATGTTTCAAGTAAGAACGACCACTGTTCTTCACGCGGCGATTACCAATTTCAGAGTGAAATTAAGGCCTATTAGGCTAATCCTGAGACTCGGAGCTGAAGTAACCGCCACCAACCGGTAACGGCCAGCTCCGGAAGCATTTTCCAGTAGTTCTCTCCCTTCAGGACCACCCCTACCGCCAAGTAAGGCAAAGCTTCCGGAGTTTGCCGAAAGGAGCAGGGCAGTCGAATTCGTCGGctagggaggaggagggatgAAAACGTCGACTGCTGGTACATAGAGTAACcgatctccttatctctggcTCCAACAAACCCTTGCGGGAAATTTCTACAGCTGTACCACCCCTCTTATACCATGTTTAGGGAGAAAGGGAATGGAAGGCCATCCTAGTGGCAACACTATCATTATCTATTACTCTGGTGGCGTTGTCAATTCCTCAAATTAACAAACTCCCCctttaaaactaaaaaatcaatcaagtagtgacaaaatcaaagtgaaaaatgggttgccacccgtttcggcacttttttcggcactttgaattttgtccgtttcggcaccaattttttctgtttcggcACTGCGATTGTATTTTTCGGCACCGCCACCAGAGGTGGTCCTAAGTATTGGTATTTCGATGTATAGCCACTTttgtccgtttcggcactattATTGTCTGTTTCGGCACCGCCCCCAAAATTCATAAACAATAAATTCCACTAGGTGTCGTGTATATTGTGCAAagccttcttcttttacggCCACAGAGCTGTGATTCACCCTGGGAGTCAATTTTGTTCGATCCACCCACCGACCCTCAGCTGCCTGTGGCAGTTATACCTCACCTATGCCACATGCGTTGCCATTTTACGAAAGTATGATTTTCAATTCCTGTTTTCCGCAAAATCTTCCCATTGTTTCCACCACGATTCATAGTGAGTAAGCAATTGGCAGCCTAGTGGGTACAGCGGTGGATTCTCATAAAAGAAGTATAAGGTTCTATTCTGTGCAGGTCATTATCCacttttaatcatttttccttgtttttttctatatttttaaaacgaaatagatggaatgcctagattctgtaaaaaatgcgagttttttctcatttttttaacaaaatctgaatttgttttctttggcaaggacttagaaagattatttattagattatttattcataaagTTTATTTGCTCATTATCATTAGGGATGGCGATATATCGTCAATTTCTGATTTCAGATTCTCGTACTTCTTTAGAATTGAACTGAGTTCTTGGCGTGTAAGCATAGTATTCAGCTTGAGTGCCGGACATCCGGGTTTGAATCTCTTATGTAATACAATTTATTagaggaaattcattttataaCTAAGATGCATATTTTATAACTAACCATGCAAAAACGCATTCCCAAACTTTTCTGGAGGAGTTGATGATGAGGTTAGTGGTGATTCTGGGCGGGTTGTGCGAGCTAGGCAGAGGTAGACGTGGTGGATTTGatggaggaaatgaaaatcccCCTAGatgacttgaaaaataattttttgtttttgtgccgAAACGGACACAGTTGGtgccgaaaaagacataatttgtgccgaaacggagaatattagtgccgaaacggaaagaTTTTTAATGAACGAGGAGATTTTAAATACAAGGGGGGGACCAAGCCTTTTATATGGGTGCCGAAAACGCCAAAATCGaaagtgccgaaaaaagtgccgaaacgggtggACACCGAAAAATGAAAGTGACAAAATCCTGCAAAACTTGTAAACCTGCAagtcccaaaaaaaatttgtcggGACCCCGAAAAAACTGCAAACAGGTTAAAACCTGGAAAGTGACACCACTGTTGGTTCCACTAAGGCCGATATGACTTCTATGGGTCTAAAATGAAGGCCAACAAATAAaaccttctgctggcttccgcaAGGAGCGTGGCGGAGAGCGTAAAAAATTCTTCTAGAGCACAGTCTCAGTttagagataaaaaaaagctcattAGTAATTATCCAAGAAAAACTAAGTCTTTAGTTACCTTGGGCAGCGCTATGAAGAGCAAAAAATTCACGGAGATGAAAAACACCTTCCGCATCGTAACAAATACCATGCTGACGTATAAAGCAATCTGAATTCCGCAAGGGGCGTGGAGGAgagtacaaaaaaatggcagCCAGGCAgagaggaaaaagggaaaaatgagcctCTCAGGAAATTagtcatatctcaaccaataaaatccggaaaggaaattccttttggattccgGTGGTTGAGATGGCAATAaacctatttaaaaattagtttttgatCTAGCTCCCCCATTTTTACGAAAAGTGATGAAAAAGTACCCGGCGTGCAGAGACGAACATgaccatattttttatatatttttaaggccttttcaaaaaatatagatctggaaagccgctccgggatttcgATCTAATTGAGTAGTGGATCGCTTGTGTTCTATTATCTATTTTcaatccattttttattattcaaaatacaTACTCGTTTAATTTTTACCGCATAAAAAAGGTTCTGGGTGTTggaataaacaaagaaaagaaaatgtctaaaaaaataaaagggctATACGTAAGAAAAATCGGACAAAAAAAGGGTTAGAGTAAGAAAAGAGCAAACAGATCAGACCCAATGTATAGCTCAAGGGCGAATATTATTGTAAGAAACACGCGATATTTCGTATCCAATCGCTCCCATCTGAAAAGCCGATTAATCATTACTGATTGAATTGTTGTATCACTTTTCGGAGTGGACTTCAATTTGAATATTCAGCAATGCGCTTCCTGTTCTATGTATATCTATCAAACTATTAGGCGATATAAACgaacaaatatttgattaaatgtACAATACAATTATCTTAAAGACTTTAAGCTTTCTCAAAATGTCTTCGAGCAAGTGGATGTAGACGACAATGGTTGTAATAAAATACGAAATAggcttttcaaaatgttgacTGCGTTGCCGCACAGTCTCAAGGGTCCGTAGACTTCGTAACGCAATTTTTGTACGTCGGAAGAACAAAGAAGGCACCGTGTAAAGGTAAGGGTTGTTGaaatgaacaaagaaaaagaaagggtataaaaatcaaagggctaagtaagaaaaaaaatgtgatgaaaagGGGTAAGAGTCGGAAAACAACTAGATCAAACCAAATTGTATACTTTGTTTAAGGACGTACTAACTTGGATTAAGTGTTGTTTATtattcgaagaaaagaagaaaacaacaaaaaaacaatttggctGTGAAAtctctaaaaccaaaatagcGTACTGCATTCACGCGTGTGAAAATTGATGAGCCAATAAtagtaaaaatgatttaaatttcaaaagtgaaaaaaagtcATCTCGCCAGTGTTCCGCGCATTCCCTAACACCCCCTGCTGCGTTTCACTGGCCTTCTGAAATTATGGTCCGATTGCCTATAAGGTCTTCAGACGGTGTTAATGGCAAGTAACGCGTGTACTGGTAGCCCacaatttcgaatttttcaattcgGACAACTTTAATTCCGGGTGACAGGAACGGACCGATGTGCATTTGCCAATTTCACCTTCCGTCGTATAGCAGAAATTTTCAGCTGCCAAGTCCGTTTTGGAGTTGTGCGGAAAATTCTGCGCCTTCTTTTTGAAAGAACAAATTAATCAATCCTTAATTTAAGAGTCCATTGAATGCCTTGTTGAAACCaagtaacaaataaatttgcatGCTGCTGAATCTGAGcatttgagaaaaagaaaacatttgaacttACGGCGACTGCGGCATAGCAGACTGCAATCCAAATGATGGAAACTGTGAGCCCTTTCATTCCGGAGAGCGTGCTCTGAAAGAGTTTCAGGTACACTATGAATTTGTGAATGCGAGTTGGCATTCATATATTATCCAAAATATACAATTTATCCATCGATAACAAATGTTGCGAAGAGGTTGAGTTTGTTCAACTGCATGCCAACTGCCTATCGCAAGTGGCAACGATAAGAGTCAACAAAGTATTTGGGGCAAaagctttttattatttgtaatgTCAAATGCAAATTGTAATTGCCTTTGCCAGACGCCATCTATGCCAGAATAAAGGGTCAATGATCCACATACAGTCCCAACGTTTTCAGATTCGTAACCAACAGGCACCCAAAATTAAGGTTCAATGTGTATTACTTATACTGTATGTGCCAGATTTCTGGCGCTATTTATTAATACGCGATATCTCCGTGATAGTCACCGACAAATGGGATCATTATGATCCATGAATCCGGGTGGATGTTGATGTTGATCCGCCTGCCATTGCTGCTGCCCTTGTTGGTGCCCCGGTTGCTGTTGGTATGGCGAGTAGACCACCGTCGGGTAAGACTGAAATTGTGGCTGCTTTCCAGCTGGGGGAATGACCCACAACGGCGTCGGCTGTGGCGGATTCTGAACTACCAACTGAACTGGGACTGACGAGTCGGCGGACACGCAACATTTACAGACGAAGACTCTACTCAACAAAACAATGACGATACAGTTGTTAACGAAAGAGAAGAGGTTGGCGATGGCCAAGACTAGCGGGTCAACTCGAAAGTATACAAGCaaccaagaaattttttcaccTTTATTGATTGTCAACATTTCCAAATACCTACAAAATCTAAAGGATTAATACCATTATTCCCGGAATGACTCTGAAAGTAAGTGAACTCCCTGAAGCCTCAAACCCAAGTTATACATCCGGAAATGAGAGCGAATCAGATTGAAAGCGACGAAAAAACCGTCGTCGAAATAATTCTGAAATATCAcaagcaaaaataattaaacaattaattacTAGTCGGTttttgttgattgaaaatttcaacgaaattaaaatgttgtttagAACTGTCTTTTAATGAGCCTCACATTGGTCTTGTTGGCTTGTAGGAAGCGCTGAAGCCTAGTAATCCCGCCACGAAAAACGGGATCGACCCTCATACGCCTATGAatgaaaaaatccaattgtTGCGTTATTGCCGCACAACTGTAAGGGTCAATAGACTTCGTAACGCAAATTTGATACGCCAGAAAAAAACCCACGAAAGCACAATGATAAGGTAAAGAGGTGTTAAAATAAaccaataagaaaagaaaaggtgaaaataaAAGGGCTAAGTAAGAAAGTAAAACCAAAATGTTGTACTTTTTTGAAGGGCGTATAGGTTAACTTCGAGTAGTTTTGTTaattacccccccccccccccacacaccccaaaaaaaacgacaaaaaaccACTCGGTTATAAAACCTAAAAAAACATGCGGTGTTGCATTCACGCATTTCTAAATAGGGACTAAGTAAAAAATATcagtaaatataattaaaacattcgaaagtgaaaaaaaaagtcgttccACCAGTGCCTTCCCTACCACCCCCTGCTGCGTTTCACTGGCCCTCCGGAGTTCTGATGTGACGGCCGAAGAAGGTTTTCACATGGTGTTATTTTTCGCCATCTAGTTCATGAATGACGTTCATGAAAAACATCTTCGGGTCTAATCTCGTTAGCACTCCTTCCCGCGCGGCCCGCGCCTcccatttttataatttcccACCCTTAACtattattctattctatttctATATACCCCCTTCCTCCGAAACTACACCCCGCTCTGTCGGTGCGCAGTTGGGGCGTGTTTACTATCGTCCCGAAAAAAACATctcccgcacacacacatacacacttcCAGCTTatgaatgaaattcttttcggCGGAAAGTTCTGTACTTATGCTCATTCGCCTTCGACCATTTGGTACGCATTCATGGGCGAGTTCATCTTCGATCCAATTatgtaaattattaattattattctgataaagggggggggagatggATAGAAAAGTCTCTACACATATTGTGTGTGAGTGTATTATTAAATATAGACATacctgtttatttttcttttaagaaaataaaagaataattatatatttgaaattcccAATAGAATGTTAGCAACATATGAGCtgttctatttaaaaaaagtggttcaaatctggtttattttgtgaaaCTTTTATGTAACCATAtatcatttttattaacaTTATCTATTTTGGAGATGCTCCccgtttgaaaaatatattaaataaCTATTTTATGCTGATTGAGGAATTAATTTAAACGAGGGTTGATGACAAATGCAGTCGTCATCACTGAAATCGACATCAGCACGGGGGCGTCACCAACGGTGAAACGTTTTCGAATATAATGTGGATAATAAGAGAACGTTCCAATCTaaatcgaaaatttgaaattcgtttCGAAGGCATTAAGAATGCACATTTAAGTTAATGAAACAATTAAGGAAATCAAATTTgcatattaaaaagaaaacgcttGGAGTCCGGAGAGCAGGATTCGAAACGGCTACCTGTGGAAGCAGGGCCGAATGATTAGTCCAACTGAAACTTCCACCGCTTTAGACCCTGAGCTATCTGCAGAAAATATACATTTATTGTTAATTACAAATTCCATTGCGATGGGAAACAAATTCTTGATTTcacgatggaaaaaaaaaaacaaataaaaacaaaaaggcggTGCGGCATTCACGCGTGCGCAAATTTGTGGGCAAATAATAGTAAATATGAtttaaaattcgaaaattttaaaaagtcttTCCGCTTATCCCCTACCATCCCCTTTTCACTGCTGGCCTTCTGGAGTTCTGATCATATTGCCTAAAGTCTTCAGACGGTGTTTTTCCCGATCAGTGTCAACGAAATCCTTTGTGACGGGTCACGTGACCCGCCATCTAATTCGGGATTGAACTTAGTTAATGCAACAATTATTGTCTGTGTTAAtacaaattataaataaatttaaaatgcgcAATAATATAAGCTGTTTACCATTAGGATTAGCATTACATTTACCATTACATAGCTGTTTACCATTACATTTAGCATTAAGATTACCGTCGCATTTACGAAAAAGGTGCCCCGAACGGCTTGCCATAGCGACGGACTCTCTTCGacctcaaacaaaaattttaatgagcGATTATTACTAgcctgattttgttttaatgaaaaattgtgtAATCAAACCAAACTCTTTAAAAGACCCGCTGCAGTAGTTTTCCAAATCGAGAAGTAAAATATTGATGACGGAGCAggacaaaacaaatttgatatgAATTTAGACTGCTGCATTAGGGTGGATATTCGTGGATATTGCGATGTGAACTTGAACAGTGTAGCTGGTAGACATTGGCTGTGGACGACAACAGTTAGATAACTAACGGACTGAATTGTTGCGTTGTCGCACAGCCGCAAGGGTCCTTAGAGGGAGGCGTAAACTACGAATAACAACAATTTTCCACTtcagaaagaaacaaagaaaagaaaaagtaaaaaatgaaagggtTAGGTAAGTATTGTGTGACAAAAAGGGTGAGAGTCTGAAAGCTAccagacataaaaaaaaaatttttaaggcgCAATAATACCAtattttaacaagcaatccaccactcaagtgcaccaaatccatggaccccactttttttcccattccgctattgaacctaaaaatctgaaataattcaggcatatccagtttttaactccggattcacctgtgtttgcagaatttaaatattccctgccgttcgggagatatttaatgttaaaggttgggttttttcaaattttaacaatcttggggggtctttggtatcgctttatgggtaaatgctaacctttaaaaaaaaacaaattctcccaaaagtttgctcgttCATCCCTCAAtacgaatccaaaaggaatttacattcttGATTatattggccgagttattcccaatctagtaaagtgtaatttttacaagtttcccacccagcctagtcgccattttttatcactctccctcgcgttcctggcggatgacagcccaagctacgctttcctggccttcactttagaccgggggacatactgtaggccctttcatatagtctagtggccggcaatatgaagcccgaggtgcagagaactcgtatgcttcggctgtcatccaccaggaacgcgagggagagtgataaaaatggcgactaggcttGGTGGGAAACTTGTagaaattacactttactagattgggaataactcggccaatctagtctagaatgtaaattccttttggattcgtattgagggatggacgagcaaacttttgggagaatttgtttttttttaaaggttagcatttacccataaagcgataccaaagaccccccaaaattgttaaaatttgaaaaaacccaaactttaacattaaatatctcccaaacggcagggaatatttaaattctgcaaacacaggtgaatccggagtaaaaaactggatatgcctgaattatttcagatttttaggtcccatagcggaatgggaaacaaaagtggggtccatggatttggtgcacttgagtggt
Proteins encoded in this window:
- the LOC124208499 gene encoding uncharacterized protein LOC124208499 isoform X1, which encodes MNKVLVFQSCKESIYVELESEEPDDLLSKQITEPINKTPSPVIEQVKEAKASLSSSGSLSRRSLKFESLATKEDPSTIQPIVDDLLLINEAEVEDTPPSENDSIDEKSTEENNEEETHEELSAKSRILTHSLPESSKSSSRKSGKIRINPTNQYPALNIVSVALSSVCS
- the LOC124209075 gene encoding uncharacterized protein LOC124209075; protein product: MIEYNALRDAICYGREGQSKDSLNAMVGTLIDYFILPQEQAEYSLSGRACRSIPNSKPKKPFPVSTIDAMTNFILPRWKTWHNNDLSKEQIKAAITAKLVNSHSKTKKKNLKGQQQNVEDDIFGGEANNNGLLDNNQQIEENDSA
- the LOC124208499 gene encoding uncharacterized protein LOC124208499 isoform X2, whose protein sequence is MNKVLVFQSCKELESEEPDDLLSKQITEPINKTPSPVIEQVKEAKASLSSSGSLSRRSLKFESLATKEDPSTIQPIVDDLLLINEAEVEDTPPSENDSIDEKSTEENNEEETHEELSAKSRILTHSLPESSKSSSRKSGKIRINPTNQYPALNIVSVALSSVCS